A single genomic interval of Bradyrhizobium sp. sBnM-33 harbors:
- a CDS encoding adenylate/guanylate cyclase domain-containing protein, giving the protein MVQERPVRVERRLSAILAADVAGYSRLMHNDEEATHAKLAALLTDAVAPAIAEHGGRVVKNTGDGFLAEFPSAVQAVRAAAQFQTRIKELTVGDAEDRRIALRVGVNIGDVIVEPHDIFGDGVNIAARLEGIAEPGGICISSSTYDQVRGKVGIEFADLGEQNLKNIDRPVRAYAMVRDEFSLPTKDSSTTPSPPSVPHLSIVVLPFANISGDPEQEYFVDGVTESLTTDLSRISGALVIACNTAFTFKGKAIDVKKLGRELNVRYVLEGSMQRGGNRLRVNVQLIDAETGNHLWAERFDKPVADLFDMQDEIVSRLANTLDAQLIAAEARRAESSLHPDALDLVLQGRGWFNKGLIPDYMARARGFFEKAVALDPENVEAMVGLARVDTMTGAALMTDDWSARLASAEATLTKALSLAPNHAVAHMLLGIVQVVTKRAAQAMVQCEHATALDRNLAPAHAVIGGAKFFLGRGEETEPHINEALRLSPRDIFAHRWMAIVGFAKAQLGADAEAIVWLRRALDANRNHSTAHFVLAAALARLGELDEARATVQAGLALDPSFTIRRFCDATNARSDVPTFRAWRDRVIEGMRLAGVPEG; this is encoded by the coding sequence ATGGTGCAGGAGCGGCCAGTCCGGGTCGAGCGGAGGTTGTCGGCGATATTGGCCGCCGACGTAGCTGGCTACTCGCGGTTGATGCACAATGACGAAGAGGCGACCCATGCCAAACTGGCCGCGCTCCTAACCGACGCCGTCGCCCCGGCAATTGCCGAACACGGCGGCCGTGTCGTGAAGAACACCGGCGATGGGTTCTTGGCGGAGTTTCCGAGCGCGGTCCAAGCGGTTCGAGCCGCTGCGCAGTTTCAAACCCGCATCAAGGAACTTACAGTTGGTGACGCGGAAGACAGACGCATCGCTTTGCGCGTGGGCGTCAATATCGGCGACGTGATTGTCGAGCCCCACGACATCTTTGGAGATGGCGTCAACATCGCGGCCCGGCTTGAGGGGATCGCTGAGCCGGGCGGCATCTGCATCTCGTCTTCGACCTACGATCAAGTCCGAGGCAAGGTCGGGATCGAGTTCGCCGATCTTGGCGAGCAGAACCTCAAGAACATCGACCGCCCGGTGCGGGCCTATGCCATGGTCCGGGATGAATTCAGCCTGCCGACAAAGGACAGCAGCACGACACCCAGCCCACCTTCAGTGCCACACTTGTCCATCGTGGTTCTACCATTCGCGAACATCAGCGGCGATCCCGAGCAAGAGTACTTCGTGGATGGCGTCACAGAGAGCCTGACCACAGACTTATCGCGCATCAGCGGCGCGCTTGTGATTGCGTGTAACACAGCGTTCACGTTCAAGGGCAAAGCAATCGATGTCAAGAAGCTGGGACGTGAGCTGAACGTCCGCTATGTACTGGAGGGTTCGATGCAGCGTGGCGGCAACCGCCTCCGCGTGAACGTTCAGTTGATCGACGCCGAAACTGGCAACCACCTCTGGGCCGAGCGCTTCGACAAGCCTGTCGCCGACCTCTTCGACATGCAGGACGAAATCGTATCGAGGCTAGCCAACACGCTCGATGCGCAACTCATTGCTGCCGAAGCAAGACGCGCGGAGAGTTCGTTACATCCAGACGCCTTGGATTTGGTGTTGCAGGGCCGAGGCTGGTTCAACAAGGGCCTGATCCCCGATTACATGGCGCGGGCGCGCGGTTTTTTCGAGAAGGCGGTGGCGCTTGATCCCGAAAATGTCGAGGCCATGGTTGGTTTGGCGCGGGTCGATACGATGACTGGAGCTGCCCTTATGACCGACGACTGGTCAGCGCGGCTTGCCTCGGCCGAGGCGACTTTAACCAAAGCATTATCGCTCGCGCCGAACCACGCTGTGGCTCACATGTTGCTGGGCATCGTGCAAGTGGTCACGAAGCGCGCGGCCCAAGCCATGGTTCAATGCGAGCACGCAACGGCTCTGGATCGCAATTTGGCCCCCGCTCATGCTGTCATCGGGGGCGCAAAGTTTTTTCTTGGTCGCGGCGAAGAAACTGAACCCCACATCAATGAGGCACTCCGCCTTTCTCCTCGCGACATTTTTGCCCATCGATGGATGGCAATCGTCGGCTTCGCCAAGGCGCAGCTCGGTGCCGATGCCGAAGCAATCGTCTGGCTGCGCCGGGCCCTCGACGCAAACCGAAACCATTCCACCGCGCATTTCGTTCTCGCGGCTGCGCTGGCGCGGCTCGGGGAGCTGGACGAAGCGCGGGCCACAGTGCAAGCGGGACTTGCGCTCGATCCGAGTTTCACCATTCGCCGCTTTTGTGATGCCACCAACGCACGGAGCGACGTTCCGACTTTCCGTGCCTGGCGCGACCGCGTGATTGAGGGCATGCGATTGGCCGGGGTACCTGAGGGCTGA
- a CDS encoding IS110 family transposase produces the protein MGGKNTWKLEFRIPLLKISDVGHDHRGAIVLRQKWSRGQVETRLANLPPCLIGMEACVGAHHLSRKLQMLGHDARLMPAKYVRPYSKGQKNDFRDAEAIAEAVQRPTMKFVATKTAEQLDLQALHRVRYRLVGQRTGVINQIRAFLLERGIAVRQGLHSLRFELPGILATRIDVLSPRMSLIIEGLVEDWRRLDQRIERLSSEIETLAHQDEACRRLMTVPGIGPIISSAMVAAIGAGDVFSKGRDFGAWLGLVPKQTSTGDRTILGSISRRGNRYLRALFAQAAWVVLVKIRCWERYGLNSWIRAAKKRLHHNVLAIALANKLARIAWAVLNKGRAFASVKTEETASRPA, from the coding sequence ATCGGGGGGAAGAACACCTGGAAACTGGAGTTTCGTATCCCGCTTTTGAAAATCTCGGACGTGGGGCATGATCACCGCGGTGCCATCGTGCTGCGGCAGAAGTGGTCACGCGGCCAGGTGGAAACGCGGCTCGCCAACCTGCCGCCGTGCTTGATCGGTATGGAGGCCTGCGTAGGCGCCCATCATCTCAGCCGCAAACTCCAGATGCTTGGCCACGACGCCCGCCTGATGCCGGCGAAGTACGTGCGCCCGTACTCGAAGGGACAGAAGAATGACTTCCGAGATGCGGAAGCCATCGCCGAGGCTGTCCAACGCCCGACGATGAAGTTCGTCGCGACCAAGACCGCCGAACAGCTCGACCTTCAGGCACTGCACCGCGTCCGCTATCGATTGGTCGGTCAGCGTACCGGCGTCATCAATCAGATCCGTGCGTTCCTGCTGGAGCGGGGCATCGCCGTGCGGCAAGGCCTGCATTCCCTGCGGTTCGAGTTGCCGGGCATCTTGGCGACACGCATCGATGTCCTCTCGCCTCGCATGTCGCTCATCATCGAGGGCCTGGTGGAAGACTGGCGCCGGCTGGATCAGCGTATCGAGAGGCTATCTAGCGAGATCGAAACACTAGCCCATCAAGATGAGGCCTGCCGGCGACTGATGACGGTGCCTGGTATTGGCCCGATCATCTCGAGCGCAATGGTGGCCGCGATCGGCGCTGGAGACGTGTTCTCGAAAGGCCGCGACTTCGGCGCCTGGCTTGGACTGGTGCCGAAGCAGACATCGACCGGCGACCGCACGATCCTCGGCAGTATATCAAGGCGCGGCAATCGCTACCTGCGCGCGCTGTTCGCGCAAGCCGCTTGGGTTGTGCTGGTCAAGATCAGGTGTTGGGAGCGCTATGGCCTCAACTCTTGGATCCGAGCCGCCAAGAAACGATTGCATCACAACGTGCTGGCGATTGCGCTCGCTAACAAACTCGCCCGAATTGCCTGGGCGGTCCTCAACAAGGGACGCGCCTTCGCGAGCGTCAAGACGGAGGAGACAGCGTCCCGACCTGCTTGA